In one window of Streptomyces roseofulvus DNA:
- a CDS encoding Na+/H+ antiporter translates to MDALRLVALVAASAAVAGLARRTPVPAPLLLVAVGLAASYAPGVPDYTLDPHIVLPLILPPLLYTAAVDSSYLDLRANIRPVALLSVGYVLFATVAVGWLAYVLVPDLPLTAALVLGAVIAPPDAVAATAIARRLGLPHRITTILQGESLVNDATAITAYKVALAAAVGEGISWAGGLGEFALAAVGGVGVGLVLMVPIHWLRTRLTEPLLQNTLSLLIPFIAYAAAEEVHASGVLAVVVVGLFLGHKAWKVDFATRLQEEAVWKMVAFVLESAVFALIGLQLPYVVRELGPYSIGEALWYAFGVFVFVVVVRFVWVFPATFLPRLSARVREREPGVDWRAPVVVGWAGMRGVVSLAIAFSIPVATDGVEFPARNLVLFLTFTTVIGTLVVQGLTLPPLIRALKLPGRDRYQETLAEAQAQNEASRAAEARLEELLADERNALPGPLADRLRTVLERRRNSVWERLGAVNELTGETADDTYRRLSREMIEAEREVFVRLRDARRIDDEMMRTLLRRLDLEEAAAYREETG, encoded by the coding sequence ATGGACGCACTGCGGCTGGTGGCACTGGTGGCGGCGAGCGCGGCGGTGGCGGGGCTGGCCCGCCGCACCCCCGTGCCCGCGCCGCTCCTCCTCGTGGCGGTCGGCCTGGCCGCCTCGTACGCCCCCGGGGTCCCCGACTACACCCTCGACCCGCACATCGTGCTGCCGCTGATCCTCCCGCCGCTGCTCTACACGGCCGCCGTCGACTCCTCCTACCTGGACCTGCGGGCCAACATCCGGCCGGTCGCGCTGCTCTCCGTCGGCTACGTCCTCTTCGCCACCGTGGCCGTCGGCTGGCTCGCCTACGTCCTCGTCCCCGACCTGCCGCTCACCGCGGCCCTCGTCCTCGGCGCGGTGATCGCCCCGCCGGACGCGGTGGCCGCCACCGCCATCGCCCGCCGCCTCGGCCTGCCCCACCGGATCACCACGATCCTCCAGGGCGAGTCCCTGGTGAACGACGCCACCGCGATCACCGCTTACAAGGTCGCCCTCGCCGCCGCCGTCGGCGAGGGCATCAGCTGGGCCGGCGGCCTCGGCGAGTTCGCCCTCGCCGCGGTCGGCGGCGTGGGCGTCGGCCTGGTCCTGATGGTGCCCATCCACTGGCTGAGGACCCGCCTCACCGAACCGCTGCTCCAGAACACCCTCTCCCTCCTCATCCCCTTCATCGCCTACGCGGCGGCCGAGGAGGTGCACGCCTCCGGCGTGCTCGCCGTCGTCGTGGTCGGCCTCTTCCTCGGGCACAAGGCGTGGAAGGTCGACTTCGCCACCCGACTCCAGGAGGAGGCCGTGTGGAAGATGGTCGCCTTCGTCCTGGAGTCCGCCGTCTTCGCCCTGATCGGCCTCCAGCTGCCGTACGTGGTCCGGGAGCTCGGCCCGTACAGCATCGGGGAGGCCCTCTGGTACGCCTTCGGGGTCTTCGTCTTCGTGGTCGTGGTCCGCTTCGTCTGGGTCTTCCCGGCCACCTTCCTGCCCCGTCTCTCCGCCCGGGTCAGGGAGCGCGAACCGGGCGTCGACTGGCGGGCGCCCGTGGTCGTCGGCTGGGCCGGCATGCGCGGGGTGGTCTCCCTCGCGATCGCCTTCTCCATCCCCGTCGCCACCGACGGCGTCGAGTTCCCCGCCCGCAACCTCGTCCTCTTCCTCACCTTCACCACCGTCATCGGCACCCTCGTCGTCCAGGGCCTCACCCTGCCCCCGCTCATCCGGGCCCTGAAGCTCCCCGGCCGCGACCGCTACCAGGAGACGCTCGCCGAGGCGCAGGCCCAGAACGAGGCGTCCCGGGCGGCCGAGGCCCGGCTGGAGGAACTCCTCGCCGACGAGCGCAACGCCCTGCCCGGCCCGCTCGCCGACCGCCTCCGCACCGTCCTGGAGCGCCGCCGCAACAGCGTCTGGGAGCGCCTCGGCGCGGTCAACGAGCTCACCGGCGAGACCGCCGACGACACCTACCGCCGCCTCTCCCGGGAGATGATCGAGGCCGAGCGCGAGGTCTTCGTCCGGCTGCGCGACGCGCGCCGGATCGACGACGAGATGATGCGCACCCTGCTGCGCCGCCTCGACCTGGAGGAGGCCGCCGCCTACCGCGAGGAGACCGGCTAG
- the snpA gene encoding snapalysin produces MRHPKVLTRTLTAALGLGLAVALGAAAPAGAAPDTAAKAYAGYAGSAEEARANQAFFDAVMTSVAKKRAANPSATAAVTVVYSAANAPSFRTQIARSTQIWNSSVVNVRLVEGSNPDFRYYEGNDSRGSYASTDGHGSGYIFLDYRQNQQYNSTRVTAHETGHVLGLPDHYSGPCSELMSGGGPGTSCQNATPNAQERARVDQLWRYGLASAFKD; encoded by the coding sequence ATGCGACACCCCAAGGTCCTCACCCGTACCCTGACCGCCGCCCTCGGCCTCGGTCTCGCGGTCGCGCTCGGTGCCGCGGCGCCGGCCGGCGCCGCGCCCGACACCGCCGCGAAGGCGTATGCCGGCTACGCCGGTTCGGCCGAGGAGGCCCGGGCGAACCAGGCGTTCTTCGACGCCGTCATGACGTCGGTGGCGAAGAAGCGGGCCGCGAACCCGAGCGCCACCGCGGCCGTCACGGTCGTCTACAGCGCGGCCAACGCCCCCAGCTTCCGCACCCAGATCGCCCGTTCCACCCAGATATGGAACAGCTCGGTGGTGAACGTGCGGCTCGTCGAGGGCAGCAACCCGGACTTCCGCTACTACGAGGGGAACGACTCCCGGGGCTCGTACGCGAGCACCGACGGCCACGGGAGCGGCTACATCTTCCTCGACTACCGGCAGAACCAGCAGTACAACTCCACCCGGGTGACCGCCCACGAGACCGGGCACGTGCTCGGCCTTCCGGACCACTACAGCGGTCCGTGCAGCGAGCTGATGTCGGGCGGCGGTCCCGGTACGTCCTGCCAGAACGCCACCCCGAACGCCCAGGAGCGGGCCCGCGTCGACCAGTTGTGGCGTTACGGGCTCGCTTCCGCCTTCAAGGACTGA
- a CDS encoding family 2 encapsulin nanocompartment cargo protein polyprenyl transferase — protein MTLTTADPVTDGPGAGALLDRTRTAVDPQIRSTVETLPGQVRRVAMYHFGWEDADGSPITGQAGKAIRPALVLAAARALGARETQAVKAAAAVELAHNFTLLHDDIVDEDPTRRHRPTAWTVFGVPDALMAGDAMNALALRLLAEDPHPAAAAATARLAACVIELCAGQQADCAFESRDPRAVSLDECLAMATAKTGALLGCSCALGALYAGAGEEEVAALDSFGREAGLAFQLIDDLIGIWGDPDRTGKPAGADLVARKKSLPVVAALTSGTPAGEELAELYAREVLDERAVRAAADAVERAGGRDWAQAQAADRMGRAVEHLARAVPDLAAAEDLLALAEFVTRRTS, from the coding sequence GTGACGCTGACGACCGCGGATCCCGTCACCGACGGGCCCGGCGCCGGGGCGCTCCTCGACCGCACGAGGACCGCCGTGGACCCCCAGATCCGCTCCACCGTGGAGACCCTGCCCGGCCAGGTGCGCCGGGTGGCGATGTACCACTTCGGCTGGGAGGACGCCGACGGCAGCCCCATCACGGGCCAGGCCGGCAAGGCGATCCGCCCCGCCCTGGTGCTCGCCGCCGCCCGCGCGCTGGGCGCCCGGGAGACCCAGGCCGTGAAGGCGGCCGCGGCCGTCGAGCTGGCCCACAACTTCACCCTGCTCCACGACGACATCGTCGACGAGGACCCGACCCGCCGTCACCGGCCCACCGCCTGGACCGTCTTCGGCGTCCCCGACGCCCTGATGGCCGGCGACGCCATGAACGCGCTCGCGCTCCGGCTGCTCGCCGAGGACCCGCACCCCGCCGCCGCGGCGGCCACCGCGCGCCTCGCCGCCTGCGTGATCGAGCTCTGCGCCGGCCAGCAGGCCGACTGCGCCTTCGAGTCGCGCGACCCCCGCGCGGTCTCCCTCGACGAGTGCCTGGCCATGGCCACCGCCAAGACCGGGGCCCTGCTGGGCTGTTCCTGCGCCCTCGGCGCGCTCTACGCGGGCGCGGGGGAGGAGGAGGTCGCGGCGCTCGACTCCTTCGGCCGCGAGGCCGGGCTCGCCTTCCAGCTGATCGACGACCTCATCGGCATCTGGGGCGACCCGGACCGCACCGGCAAGCCGGCCGGCGCCGACCTCGTCGCCCGCAAGAAGTCGCTGCCCGTGGTCGCGGCGCTCACCTCCGGCACCCCCGCCGGTGAGGAGCTGGCCGAGCTGTACGCCCGCGAGGTCCTGGACGAGCGCGCGGTGCGGGCCGCCGCCGACGCCGTGGAGCGGGCCGGCGGCCGGGACTGGGCGCAGGCCCAGGCCGCCGACCGGATGGGCCGGGCCGTCGAGCACCTGGCGCGGGCGGTGCCGGACCTCGCGGCGGCCGAGGACCTGCTGGCGCTCGCGGAGTTCGTGACCCGCAGGACCAGCTGA
- a CDS encoding family 2B encapsulin nanocompartment shell protein: MSVGSVGDEVLEERQAPQQSLGTAAARNLASTTKSAPQMQEITSRWLLRTLPWVETKGGAYRVNRRLSHAVGDGRVTFVQTGERVAVIPSELGELPGLRGYEDEAALGELAARCTQRAYAAGEVIAVAGTSADRVHLLAHGRVERIGEGPYGDEAVLGVLADGAYFGEDALLSGDATWEWTARAATACTVLELTRADVTALAARAGSLASHLAEVAGRPEPPVNGYGEAAIDVSAGHVGEAVVPHTFVDYEPAPREYELSLAQTVLKVHTRVADLYNHPMDQTEHQLRLTVEALRERQEHELVNNKEFGLLANCDYGQRIQPHDGVPGPDDLDELLSRRRDSKLFLAHPKAIAAIGRELNRRGLVPDTVDMGGTRIQTWRGVPILPCDKIPVTAAGTSSILCMRTGESDQGVVGLHQTGLPDEVEPGLSVRFMGIDEQAITSYLVTAYYSAAVLVPDALGVLENVEISRRH, from the coding sequence ATGTCCGTTGGTTCGGTCGGCGACGAGGTCCTCGAGGAGCGGCAGGCCCCGCAGCAGAGTCTCGGCACCGCCGCCGCGCGGAACCTCGCGTCGACCACCAAGTCGGCGCCGCAGATGCAGGAGATCACCTCCCGCTGGCTGCTGCGGACGCTGCCCTGGGTCGAGACGAAGGGCGGCGCCTACCGGGTCAACCGGCGGCTCAGTCACGCGGTGGGCGACGGCCGGGTCACCTTCGTCCAGACCGGCGAGCGGGTCGCCGTGATCCCCTCCGAACTCGGCGAACTGCCGGGGCTGCGCGGATACGAGGACGAGGCGGCCCTCGGCGAGCTCGCGGCCCGCTGCACCCAGCGCGCGTACGCGGCCGGCGAGGTCATCGCCGTCGCCGGCACCTCCGCCGACCGCGTCCACCTCCTCGCCCACGGCCGCGTCGAACGGATCGGCGAGGGGCCCTACGGCGACGAGGCGGTGCTCGGCGTCCTCGCCGACGGCGCCTACTTCGGCGAGGACGCCCTGCTCTCCGGGGACGCCACCTGGGAGTGGACAGCCCGCGCCGCGACCGCGTGCACCGTCCTGGAGCTCACCCGCGCCGACGTGACCGCGCTGGCCGCCCGCGCCGGATCGCTCGCCTCCCACCTCGCCGAGGTCGCCGGCCGCCCCGAGCCTCCCGTCAACGGCTACGGGGAGGCTGCCATCGACGTCTCCGCCGGTCATGTCGGCGAGGCCGTCGTCCCGCACACCTTCGTGGACTACGAGCCCGCCCCGCGCGAGTACGAGCTGAGCCTCGCCCAGACCGTGCTCAAGGTGCACACGCGCGTGGCCGACCTCTACAACCACCCGATGGACCAGACCGAGCACCAGCTGCGGCTCACCGTCGAGGCGCTCCGCGAGCGCCAGGAGCACGAGCTCGTCAACAACAAGGAGTTCGGCCTCCTCGCCAACTGCGACTACGGCCAGCGGATCCAGCCGCACGACGGCGTCCCCGGCCCCGACGACCTCGACGAACTGCTCTCCCGCCGCCGCGACTCCAAGCTCTTCCTCGCCCACCCGAAGGCCATCGCCGCCATCGGCCGCGAGCTCAACCGGCGGGGCCTGGTGCCGGACACCGTCGACATGGGCGGCACCCGGATCCAGACCTGGCGCGGGGTCCCGATCCTCCCCTGCGACAAGATCCCGGTGACCGCCGCCGGCACCAGCTCGATCCTCTGCATGCGTACCGGCGAGTCCGACCAGGGCGTCGTCGGCCTGCACCAGACCGGCCTCCCGGACGAGGTCGAGCCCGGCCTCTCCGTCCGCTTCATGGGCATCGACGAGCAGGCGATCACCTCCTACCTGGTCACGGCCTACTACTCCGCGGCGGTCCTCGTGCCCGACGCCCTCGGCGTCCTGGAGAACGTCGAGATCAGCCGCCGGCACTGA
- a CDS encoding 1-aminocyclopropane-1-carboxylate deaminase/D-cysteine desulfhydrase has translation MDTYDLSALRPRLPSPLEPVEDERFARHGLTLLLKRDDLIHPDLPGNKWRKLALNLRAAAGRPVLTFGGAYSNHLRATAAAGRLLGFPTIGIVRGDELAGRPLNPSLARCAADGMRLEFVDRATYRAKHEPAVLAALLARAPEGAYVVPEGGSNALAAEGCAALGRELSGRADVAAVACGTGGTLAGLAAGFAGRTLGVPVLKGGFLDGEVRALQEAAFGGPRGDWRLDERFHCGGYGRTTPRLDAFAQDFEARHGLAIERLYVAKMLLALVSLAEERAFPPGTRIAAVITGSGDC, from the coding sequence GTGGACACGTACGACCTCTCCGCGCTGCGGCCCCGGCTCCCCTCGCCCCTGGAGCCGGTGGAGGACGAGCGGTTCGCCCGCCACGGGCTGACGCTGCTGCTCAAGCGGGACGACCTCATCCACCCCGACCTGCCCGGCAACAAGTGGCGCAAGCTCGCGCTCAACCTGCGCGCGGCCGCCGGGCGGCCGGTGCTGACCTTCGGCGGCGCCTACTCCAACCACCTGCGGGCCACCGCCGCCGCCGGCCGGCTGCTGGGCTTCCCGACGATCGGGATCGTGCGCGGCGACGAGCTGGCGGGGCGGCCGCTGAACCCCTCGCTGGCGCGGTGCGCGGCGGACGGGATGCGGCTGGAGTTCGTGGACCGCGCCACGTACCGGGCGAAGCACGAGCCGGCGGTGCTGGCGGCGCTGCTCGCGCGGGCCCCGGAGGGCGCCTACGTGGTCCCCGAGGGCGGCAGCAACGCGCTCGCGGCGGAGGGGTGCGCGGCGCTCGGGCGGGAGCTGTCCGGGCGGGCGGACGTGGCCGCGGTGGCCTGCGGCACCGGCGGCACCCTGGCGGGCCTCGCCGCCGGCTTCGCCGGCCGGACGCTGGGGGTGCCGGTCCTGAAGGGCGGTTTCCTCGACGGTGAGGTGCGGGCCCTCCAGGAGGCCGCCTTCGGGGGCCCGCGCGGCGACTGGCGGCTCGACGAGCGGTTCCACTGCGGCGGCTACGGCCGGACGACCCCGCGGCTCGACGCGTTCGCACAGGACTTCGAGGCGCGGCATGGACTCGCCATCGAGCGGCTGTATGTGGCCAAAATGCTCCTCGCCCTGGTGTCCCTCGCCGAGGAGCGCGCCTTCCCGCCGGGGACCCGGATCGCCGCCGTGATCACCGGGTCCGGGGACTGCTAG
- a CDS encoding nucleoside deaminase, producing MITSAEEALLRRAIGIAARAVALGDAPYGSLLAGPDGAVLAEAHNTVRRDDDITAHPELKLARWAARELDPDTAARTTLYTSCQPCGMCDGAIARSGLGRVVYALSTEQLVALNPPSGAWPTVPHTGPALPDEARTPVAAYYRPTR from the coding sequence ATGATCACCTCGGCCGAAGAGGCCCTGCTGCGGCGCGCCATCGGCATCGCCGCCCGGGCGGTCGCCCTGGGCGACGCGCCGTACGGTTCCCTCCTGGCCGGCCCGGACGGCGCCGTGCTCGCGGAGGCCCACAACACGGTCCGGCGGGACGACGACATCACCGCCCACCCCGAGCTGAAACTCGCCCGCTGGGCGGCCCGCGAACTCGACCCGGACACGGCCGCCCGCACCACCCTCTACACCAGCTGCCAGCCGTGCGGCATGTGCGACGGCGCCATCGCCCGCTCCGGCCTCGGCCGGGTCGTCTACGCCCTGTCGACCGAGCAACTCGTCGCGCTCAACCCCCCGTCGGGCGCCTGGCCGACGGTCCCGCACACCGGCCCGGCCCTCCCCGACGAGGCACGCACCCCCGTGGCGGCGTACTACCGGCCCACCCGATGA
- a CDS encoding anti-sigma regulatory factor, with translation MSQIAGEPGTQDFVEVRLPAAGAYLSVLRTATAGLAARLDFTLDEIEDLRIAVDEACAILLQQAVPGSVLSCVFRLVDDSLDVTVSAPTTDGRAPERDTFAWTVLSALAGKVESSVAEDNTVSISLYKQRGAGPGPA, from the coding sequence GTGTCCCAGATCGCAGGCGAGCCCGGGACCCAGGACTTCGTGGAAGTCCGGCTGCCCGCTGCGGGTGCCTATCTGTCCGTGCTGCGTACGGCCACGGCCGGTCTCGCGGCGCGCTTGGACTTCACCCTCGACGAGATCGAGGACTTGCGGATCGCGGTGGACGAGGCCTGCGCGATCCTGCTCCAGCAGGCGGTGCCCGGCTCGGTCCTGAGCTGCGTCTTCCGGCTGGTGGACGACTCCCTCGACGTGACCGTGTCCGCGCCGACGACGGACGGCCGGGCGCCCGAGCGGGACACCTTCGCCTGGACGGTGCTGTCGGCGCTGGCCGGGAAGGTCGAGTCGTCGGTCGCGGAGGACAACACGGTCTCGATCAGCCTGTACAAACAGCGCGGCGCGGGGCCAGGCCCGGCGTGA
- a CDS encoding RNA polymerase sigma factor SigF, with protein sequence MRSGDATAGIPGQQAARPHEVATEQQADQMSEHEQQHDEAPPAPAPAPSAVPGPSPEGGAEMTADAADSADAEAVDATDVAVDGDGGGGHHPQDRSGARALFVELRSLPEGSPEKAELRNRLVRMHLPLVEHLARRFRNRGEPLDDLTQVATIGLIKSVDRFDPERGVEFSTYATPTVVGEIKRHFRDKGWAVRVPRRLQELRLSLTTATAELSQQHGRSPTVHELAERLGISEEEVLEGLESANAYSTLSLDVPDTDDESPAVADTLGAEDEALEGVEYRESLKPLLEDLPPREKRILLLRFFGNMTQSQIAQEVGISQMHVSRLLARTLAQLREKLLVEE encoded by the coding sequence GTGAGGAGCGGGGACGCGACGGCCGGCATCCCCGGTCAGCAGGCAGCAAGGCCGCATGAGGTCGCTACGGAGCAGCAGGCGGACCAGATGAGCGAGCACGAGCAGCAGCACGACGAGGCTCCCCCGGCACCGGCACCCGCCCCGTCCGCGGTCCCGGGCCCGTCCCCGGAGGGCGGCGCCGAGATGACCGCCGACGCGGCGGACTCGGCGGACGCGGAAGCCGTGGACGCCACGGACGTGGCCGTGGACGGTGACGGCGGGGGCGGTCACCACCCGCAGGACCGCAGCGGCGCCCGCGCGCTCTTCGTGGAGCTGCGGTCGCTGCCGGAGGGCTCCCCGGAGAAGGCCGAGCTGCGCAACCGGCTGGTACGGATGCACCTGCCGCTGGTCGAGCACCTGGCGCGGCGCTTCCGGAACCGCGGCGAGCCGCTGGACGACCTGACGCAGGTGGCGACGATCGGCCTGATCAAGTCGGTGGACCGGTTCGACCCGGAACGGGGCGTGGAGTTCTCCACGTACGCGACGCCGACGGTGGTCGGCGAGATCAAGCGGCACTTCCGCGACAAGGGCTGGGCGGTCCGGGTGCCGCGCCGGCTCCAGGAGCTGCGGCTGTCGCTGACGACGGCGACGGCGGAGCTGTCGCAGCAGCACGGGCGGTCACCGACCGTGCACGAGCTGGCCGAGCGGCTGGGGATCTCCGAGGAGGAGGTCCTGGAGGGGCTGGAATCGGCGAACGCCTACTCGACGCTCTCGCTGGACGTGCCGGACACCGACGACGAGTCGCCGGCGGTCGCGGACACGCTGGGCGCGGAGGACGAGGCCCTGGAGGGGGTCGAGTACCGGGAGTCGCTCAAGCCGCTCCTGGAGGACCTGCCGCCGCGGGAGAAGCGGATCCTGCTGCTGCGGTTCTTCGGGAACATGACCCAGTCGCAGATCGCGCAGGAGGTCGGCATCTCCCAGATGCACGTCTCCCGGCTGCTCGCCAGGACGCTGGCGCAGCTGCGGGAGAAGCTCCTCGTGGAGGAGTGA
- a CDS encoding DUF6304 family protein has protein sequence MSSESTEVWTGWYRDRRGAEAIVITADGGRVTVRVRGIEYTGASFAALTAAGEGGEALTGCVLEWDLPLPVVTDGAAQQATLSCLLTLGERADLSLTLHYGGTAFEAVVAGGDFEGALARLRRQLPDGADFGRRLLSAV, from the coding sequence ATGTCATCGGAGTCGACAGAAGTCTGGACCGGTTGGTACCGGGACCGCCGCGGTGCGGAAGCGATCGTCATCACGGCCGACGGCGGGCGGGTGACCGTCCGCGTCAGGGGAATCGAGTACACGGGCGCGAGCTTCGCCGCGCTCACTGCCGCCGGCGAGGGCGGGGAAGCCCTCACCGGCTGCGTGCTGGAGTGGGACCTGCCGCTTCCCGTCGTCACCGACGGCGCCGCCCAACAGGCCACGCTCAGCTGCCTGCTCACCCTCGGCGAGCGCGCCGACCTCAGCCTGACCCTGCACTACGGGGGCACCGCCTTCGAGGCGGTCGTCGCCGGCGGCGACTTCGAGGGCGCGCTGGCCCGGCTGCGCCGCCAGCTCCCCGACGGCGCCGACTTCGGCCGGCGGCTCCTGTCGGCCGTGTGA
- a CDS encoding LysR family transcriptional regulator yields MELEVRHLRALCAIADTGSLHKAARQLGMSQPSLTTQLRRIENALGAELFARGRTGCRPTALGRSVLTRARPLVDGMAALVTETRAEAARADGPRLRVGSTASRALPGWLRRLRARFPGTDVGLRVDVSARTLLREVAAGRLDVAFVHEVEGSPLRVPEGLEHRLLVAREPQFVSLSPAHPAAARPVVDLADLARDHWMVDPAVDGEWDGLRRVLTAAGIDPPLLHGDYHTAASLIALGEAVAPCQPTSVPREDLAVRPLRGDPLAVRLLLYARPTTPLTPLHATLAEAYREAAHRAPPYRAWLHAGGTAPPCLPGTDGGRAGRQ; encoded by the coding sequence ATGGAGCTGGAGGTGAGACACCTGCGCGCGCTCTGCGCCATCGCGGACACGGGCAGCCTGCACAAGGCGGCCCGGCAGCTCGGCATGAGCCAGCCCTCCCTGACCACCCAGCTGCGCCGCATCGAGAACGCGCTCGGCGCCGAGCTCTTCGCCCGGGGCCGTACCGGCTGCCGCCCCACCGCGCTCGGCCGCTCCGTCCTCACCCGCGCCCGGCCCCTCGTCGACGGCATGGCCGCGCTGGTCACCGAGACCCGCGCCGAGGCGGCCCGCGCCGACGGCCCCCGGCTCCGCGTCGGCTCCACCGCGAGCCGGGCCCTGCCGGGCTGGCTCCGGCGGCTGCGCGCCCGCTTCCCCGGCACCGACGTCGGGCTGCGCGTCGACGTCTCGGCGCGGACGCTGCTGCGCGAGGTGGCGGCCGGCCGCCTGGACGTGGCCTTCGTCCACGAGGTCGAGGGCAGCCCCCTGCGCGTCCCCGAGGGCCTGGAGCACCGCCTCCTCGTCGCCCGCGAGCCCCAGTTCGTCTCCCTCTCGCCGGCCCACCCCGCCGCCGCCCGTCCCGTGGTGGACCTCGCGGACCTGGCCCGCGACCACTGGATGGTCGACCCGGCCGTCGACGGCGAATGGGACGGGTTACGCCGCGTCCTGACGGCCGCCGGGATCGACCCGCCCCTCCTCCACGGCGACTACCACACGGCAGCCTCCCTCATCGCGCTCGGCGAGGCGGTGGCCCCCTGCCAGCCGACCTCGGTCCCCCGAGAGGACCTGGCGGTCCGCCCGCTCCGCGGCGACCCCCTCGCCGTCCGCCTCCTCCTCTACGCCCGCCCCACCACCCCCCTGACCCCCCTCCACGCCACCCTCGCCGAGGCCTACCGCGAAGCCGCCCACCGCGCACCCCCCTACCGCGCCTGGCTCCACGCCGGCGGCACGGCACCCCCCTGCCTCCCCGGCACGGACGGGGGGCGGGCCGGTCGTCAGTGA
- a CDS encoding dihydrofolate reductase family protein produces the protein MRKLTYFVACTIDGFIGDPKGDATSTYSYVMGEYLEFLKTEYPETVAAPAWPVLGIEPGTPHRHYDTVIQGLGSYRIGLDAGVTSPYAHLREYVATRSLTESPDPNVELIADDLVGRVRELKAEDGGLGIWLCGGSTIAGELIEEIDELVIKTYPQVYGSGMPMFGAGFEPRDFALGAVRAFDNGVLVRTYTRKR, from the coding sequence TTGCGCAAGCTCACCTACTTCGTCGCCTGCACGATCGACGGCTTCATCGGCGACCCGAAGGGCGACGCCACCTCCACGTACTCCTACGTCATGGGCGAGTACCTGGAGTTCCTCAAGACCGAGTACCCCGAGACCGTCGCCGCGCCCGCGTGGCCCGTCCTCGGCATCGAGCCCGGCACCCCCCACCGCCACTACGACACCGTGATCCAGGGCCTGGGCTCGTACCGGATCGGTCTGGACGCCGGCGTCACCAGCCCCTACGCCCACCTCCGCGAGTACGTCGCCACCCGCTCCCTCACCGAGTCGCCCGACCCGAACGTCGAGCTGATCGCCGACGACCTCGTCGGCCGCGTCCGGGAGCTCAAGGCCGAGGACGGCGGGCTCGGCATCTGGCTCTGCGGCGGCTCCACCATCGCCGGCGAGCTCATCGAGGAGATCGACGAGCTGGTCATCAAGACCTACCCGCAGGTCTACGGCTCCGGCATGCCGATGTTCGGCGCCGGCTTCGAGCCCCGTGACTTCGCGCTCGGCGCCGTCCGCGCCTTCGACAACGGCGTACTGGTCCGTACGTACACCAGGAAGCGGTAG
- a CDS encoding UBP-type zinc finger domain-containing protein — translation MIECPHVAEMPRPEPAPLHDTCPECLADGTNPVQLRLCLTCGHVGCCDSSQGRHATGHFGATGHPVMRTFEPGEAWRWCFVDEALV, via the coding sequence ATGATCGAGTGCCCGCACGTAGCAGAAATGCCGCGCCCCGAGCCGGCCCCGCTCCACGACACGTGCCCCGAGTGCCTGGCCGACGGGACGAACCCGGTGCAGCTCCGGCTCTGTCTGACCTGCGGGCACGTGGGCTGCTGCGACTCCTCGCAGGGGCGGCACGCGACCGGCCACTTCGGCGCGACCGGGCACCCGGTGATGCGGACCTTCGAGCCGGGCGAGGCGTGGCGGTGGTGCTTCGTGGACGAGGCGCTGGTCTGA
- a CDS encoding peptidoglycan recognition family protein, with the protein MAVPLSASRILGALRGEGLSVVEVGDWTTHNRNHKGPWGPVHGVMVHHTVTRGTARTVRICRDGYEGLPGPLCHGVIAKDGTVHLVGHGRANHAGLGDDEVLRAVIAERRLPVDDEATTDGNRHFYGFECENLGDGEDPWPKVQLEAIAKASAALCRAHGWTHRSVIGHREWQPGKVDPRGFTMSSMRERIADLLR; encoded by the coding sequence ATGGCCGTTCCGCTGTCCGCGAGCAGGATCCTCGGCGCACTGCGCGGCGAGGGACTGTCGGTCGTCGAGGTCGGCGACTGGACCACCCACAACAGGAACCACAAGGGCCCCTGGGGGCCGGTGCACGGGGTGATGGTCCACCACACCGTCACCCGGGGCACCGCGCGGACCGTCCGCATCTGCCGGGACGGTTACGAGGGGCTGCCGGGCCCGCTCTGCCACGGCGTCATCGCCAAGGACGGCACGGTCCACCTGGTCGGCCACGGGCGGGCCAACCACGCCGGGCTCGGCGACGACGAGGTGCTGCGGGCGGTGATCGCCGAGCGGCGCCTGCCGGTCGACGACGAGGCCACCACCGACGGCAACCGGCACTTCTACGGCTTCGAGTGCGAGAACCTGGGCGACGGCGAGGACCCCTGGCCCAAGGTGCAGCTGGAGGCGATCGCGAAGGCGTCGGCGGCGCTCTGCCGGGCGCACGGCTGGACCCACCGCTCGGTCATCGGGCACCGGGAGTGGCAGCCGGGGAAGGTGGACCCGCGCGGCTTCACCATGTCCTCGATGCGCGAGCGGATCGCCGACCTGCTGCGCTGA